The window GGCTATCGAAAGACTAGTCATTACTTTGGATCATTCCAGAAACTCATACCGCATCGATCGTCGTGCGGATTATCAAGGGTCGCGACCAGGTATGCCGGTTCTGGTATTTGCGTTCGACAAGTCAGCTacagaaacaaaatagaaatttgctAGATGCAAGCATCTTGTTAAAGTATCGACTTTCAATGTAAGAACTTTGAAATTTCTATCTCAAATTTCAGAACTTGCTGCATCGGCTATCAACTTTCATATTGACATCTTGTGTGTACAGGAACACCGTCTCTTCCATGATGATCACAATTTATAGTATCATGAACTCGATAACAACTGGACTTTTGCATCTAGATCGgcatagaaaaattcttttaacaGCACCATCGGCGATGTTGGATTATTATTCGGCCCGCATGTCCTGAAATCACTAAATAGCATTGAGAAAATAACATCTAGAATAATAGTTGCCAATTTCAACGGTAATTCTTCTATACTGGCATCTGCTGCTACAGCCCAACAAATGTCAGCGATGAACAAAGGGTCATACATTTTTACAATGATTTATCGTCTCTTGTACGATCTATACCAAAACACAACATCCGCATCATTGGCGGAGATACAAATGCACAATTAGGCCATGACAATCCCCATCATAAGTATTCGTTCCATCAAAACTCAAACCGAAATGGAGAACACTTAGAGCACTTCTTGGTAGAAAACAAACTTCAATGCCTGAACACTTACTCTCAGAAGAGACTGGGAAAGAAGTGGATCCATACTTCAACAGTGTTTCAACAGTGGCCCTACGGCATATTTTATTGGAGTTAGAAGTAGtggttaataatgattttattccaCCTAAAAACTATAATAGCGGCTGAGGGGATATTtgtttgaaacgaggatatttttctgcaatatgcTGGTATCTTTCATTTAATATctttgaaatgccagcgaaatttcGGCGCCTGTTAATCACGAAAGGAATCACTAAATTAATCACTAAAGGGATTTTATCATAAACTTTACTTTGGTTGCTAAAATTATGCGTAGAAGTTTGATTTTCTTTGCTGATTTTAGCTATCACATTTGCGATTTCTTTTAATCGTGATCGACAGCAAACGCATTTAAAATCAAACTTCcacgcataataataataataataataataataataataataataatataataataataataataataataataataataagtttcgtcttggtataaaagatggactacagcaaatattctgctcactaccacagatttgcttgtcagttgtttgtccataaccagttgagcatgtcccttagtggctgaagatatgtgcatctctgatcacgagcagaagtagtgggggagcatcatagccatgtgttgagaaggattctttggagtttgaataattcacctctggaaacataggtttttcgttcaacattcttaaacaacccttattcagggatatttgagcgggatgggttactctacCAGGAGTAAATACTAacggggccccacctgcaaggtcatgcgctgtttatcttgatatgagatcaccatgtcgcgcacatatggttgtgatgcatgtgcctagtgtacccttatcaaacgggtagtcatgatgggtatactgcgtttcgtatattttaccccagtgtcactttgatggcatgcactgctctctcactcaataataataataatataataataataataataataataataataataataataataaataccctgatgtaGTAGCAGGCACTagctcacatggcttctgatcttaatttattggaagtgttatcatgtgttttgtcttgttatcaagtgttttttcttttgaataaaagatgggctacagcaaatattctgctcaacactacagatatgtttgtcagttgtttgaccatagccagttgagcatgtcccttagtggctgacgatatgtgcatctctgatcacgagcagaagtagtaggagaGTATCACAGACATATGTTGAgagaaattcacatttggaaacatgggtgtttcattcaacatccttaaacaaccttaattcagggaccttttgagcggggtaGTCTGCCacaaaaaaatggagtcctgctacATGAGCATAAGGGtagcaagcgtaagtgcagaggtaccaaggattaACTCCTGacagacaaaactgtacttagagactgcaagaggaggaaaagtaacttattCATGTCATGGATGGATTATTGTAATGCGTCCGATATGATCTCACATTCTTAGATTATGGAGTGtgtgaacctatttggtattgcatcgaatgttgagcgattgcttggtaAAAGTATGGCGAATAAGAgaacggacctgacagcatacggaaagaagtttagggacagtagaaattaggaggggtaTCTTTCTAGGGAACTGCCTGtctccactgatctttgtactgtgcttgataccactaacacagATTCTGAGGAAATCAAAAGCTggatatgtattcaaaagccgccaacaaaaagtcaactatttgttattcatggatgacctcaaactttatggtaaagatgaagcccaaatcAGTTCCTTCGTTCATACGGTGTATacattcagtgctgatatcagaatggagttcggactgagaaagtgtagtgttagtcttgaagaaaggaaaaaataaaatgtatgtacgggctaacgataccgtcgagggaggttatgaagcaaatagaagagacgggctataagcaCCTGAGGATTTTTTAAATGGATAagttgatggagaaagaaatgacagaaaaatttaaggtggaatatttgcgcagactgagactggtccttaagtcgaaattaaacggacggaataatattgaagctatcaacacctgggcgatTTCACTCATTAGATATGGAGCAGAGGTAATCGCATGggcagtagacgaactaaacagcttagacagaaagacaaggaagttgctaactagatatgggacatTCCACcccaaaagtgacacagacagactgtatgtaccaagaaaaagaggaggaagatacGAACACAGTATTAGagcagaaaacaacatagcatggtatgtaggaAATTCCacagaaccattattattagaagtaagtaggtcaggcttgtgtaggatgaaagattgcaaaaataaaacactgtacaagcaattgaaaacaaatgaaactgaaaacaggtgagtaaagaaaagaatgcttggtcaatttcatagacaaagaaaaaagatggctgtggatgactaaaagtgatttaaaaccggaaacagagGCTATAATTTGTGCTGCCCAACAGCAAGCACTGAGAACAAACTACatgaaatacagaatagacaacacagcagaaagtgataagtgcagaatctgtggacaaaatggtgaaaccgtatggtatATTACCAGCCAATATACGCTACTAGCGCAGAAGGAACATAAGAGACGcaacgacaatatagccaggcttgtccattggacactttgcaacaatacaattctatatttaagagatgaggaattttgtacattatttacattatttagattcgatggatatttttcttcatcttgtttgttgttaacacaacgtttcggctgatatacactcaagccttcatcaggtttggggaaatttcgaatctgggttccattcctaaggtatttttttgatgttgttgttgttgttattattgttgttgttgctgttgtttttgttgttgtttttgttgttgcttttgttgttgttgttgttgttgttgttgttgttgttgttgttgttgttgctgttgctgttgttgtttttgttgttgttgaaacaCAACAGGCTGGCATCATCAAAACTTAAtattgtgtaactaaagaaacatttaaacaagaaatgaacaaaaaaaaagcatggaaggaaaggaaaatgtacggtcagttttcaagagatgtgaacgccaagacagatacagaggacctgtggctatggatgaggaggactgacctgaagatagagacagaagcactcatgcACAACTCAGCAGCAAGTGTTAAGGGCTAATAGAAAGATGTGGTATGAGAAAACTCCAcaaggagtcaccgaaaatgagaacaataaaatcctgtgggatgtaatgatccagtgcgatcatccgaccagacatcggaaaccggacattgttgtggtgaataaaaaagaaaggacatgtatgataatcgacatggcatgccccggtgacaacaggatcaatgtgaaagaagaaagaagaaataaactatgacgatttaaagtgggaaatacgaaggttgtggtcaataaaaAGAGTAGAAGTGGTATCAATGGTAAttagtgcacttggaagtatcagcactcaactaccagtaTGGCCGAAAAAGATCGTTGCAACTgggaaggtagaacacctacaaaaaatcAGTATTGCTTGAAACTGCAAAAATtgttcgcagggttcttgaagcaggACAAATAAACAAGTGCTACTTTAGTTTGCTGGCTGTGGagagctgacactttccatcatacccatcaaaataagctgtgagttttcaaataataataataataataataataataatataataataataataagaagaagaagaagaagaagaagaagaagaagaagaagaagaagaagaagaagaagaagaagaagaagaagaagaagaagaagaaaggcacaaggcctgaaatttagaggaggaggaatagtcgattatatcgacctcagtgtttcactggtatttaatttattgatcccgaaagatgaaaagcaaagtcgaccacggcaaaatttaaactcagaatgtagaggcagacgaaatacctatttgtttactacccacaaggggctaaacacagagaggacaaacaaggacagacaaacagattaagtcgattatatcgaccccagtccgtaacaggtacttatttaatcgaccccgtaaggatgaaaggcaaagtcgacctcggcggaattcgaactcagaacgtaacggcagacgaaataccttatgcatttcgcccggcctgctaacgattctggcaactCATGGGGCTTACTTTGAAGCGGGAGAAAAGAGTAAATTACAAAATGGAGAGAGATTGAAGACCCGGATGATAATGGGTACAAGTACCTTGCGATCCTGGAGttggacaatatcttgcacagaAAATGAAGGTCATCACCACCTATTTCATGAGCttcaaacttctcttgaaatcaatGCTCAACGCAAGGAgccttgtgactgccatcaacatatgggctgtTGCTGTAGTCCGCTATAGTACACCCGTCTTGAGATGGACACAAGCGAAGATTGACCAACTCGATCGCACTAcccgaaagacaatgacaatgcatggtgccctccaccctaaggcaaatgtacacaggctctacatgaaAAGAGGTAAGGTGGACGTGGGCTGATTAGCGTATGGAAGTACATCaagagtgaaagaagaaacatagcagaatatttggtaaacagcaaagacctgctacagtatgctAGTGCAGAAGGAGGtaacaaaaatggacttgagagtgtTCATGAATTCCAAACAAGAACAGCCAACGAGAGAAGAAACCCAACTCCTTatagaattacatggtcagttccaccgtgaaaccaacaaattaaaagagcAGGAGGCATCATGGAAGTGGCCCAAAaagggtgacctaaaaaagaatactAAAAGCCCAATCATCGCGGCGCAGGAcgaggcattgaataccaacttagtgaaaaagaatatatacaactCAAGTGCATCGAacttctgcagaatgtgtgggaagagggtcgaaagtgtgACTCACATTACTAGTACTTGTGAAAGtgttgcgcagaaagagtacaagcgtagacacgacaaattagcccaaaacctccactgaCTACTCtgccgtaagtatggatatgaggttacgggtgcttggtaTCAACATAtaccggaaaaggtaatggacgaaaaggggaaggcaaaatcATCTGgaactttgatttccagacaaagtgttagagcaccgaaaGCTGGATgtagtaacctttaggagaggCAAAGAAGAGTCCCTAATAATCGACGTAGCAGCGCCAaaagatcaacatatcatcatgaaagaaagaaaaaacgttgataaatatggagaactGAGATCGCTAACGTATGGTAGCTATGAGAGTCGAGCGTAAAAGTTATCCCCACTGTCATCGGAGCATGGGGTCAATACCACCCAAGCTGAAGAAACATCTTAGAAATTTTAGAAACAACCTACAATCCATATATATTGCAAAAATTggcattcagtagtcttatttttatcacgtgtcTCATTTTTATTACGCATATTACGTatagtactgtctgtctgaggtccttgttgttacttgacagacagtacaaacccccaggagacacaatatcttcaatcaacatcacgatattggatactgtgtgacgttttaaataatgataataataataataataataataataataataataataataataataataataataataatcccttcttctaaaaagacaaggcctgaaatttggcggggaCTAGAAATTTGGGAGGGCactagtcgattacctcgaccccaatgtttcactggtacttatttcatcgaccccaaaaggatgaaaggcaaagttaacctcggcggaatttgaactcagaacgtagcgacaggccaattactaggcatttcgtccagcgtgctaacgattctgccgctcGCCGCCTTGGTACCAATCCCAACAACTGCTGAGAAGCtcaagactcaaagcagagactgaaagatTTTTTATTGCAGCACAAAATCAAaaccttcccaccagaaatcaccAAACACACgtcatgaaaagaaatacaactgcagaatatgtggtgatagagaagaaataataaagcatatagtctctggcttcccagtcctggctaagaaggaatacatTTACAGACACGAcaaagttgggacctatatacactggaagctatgacaacactatggaataacaacaggaaaaagatggtataggcacacaccagaaaagttcacagaaaaagagaaagcaatcatacactgggatatgccaatacacacagatagaagaATCAGGatcaataggccagatatagttgtcagagatcagcaagacaaaatgctttttaatcgatgtatcaataccaacagatgatagTTTTTCTGTAAAAGAAccggagaaactctcaaaatacaaagatctggaaacagaggtaattcgaatgtggagcctaaaaacagaaacaaatcttATCACAGTAGGCGCATTATGTATGATAAAAAacatttagacaaatacataacaaaacacctaagtgaattccgaatacaacaaattccagaattagacatACTAGAAACAGGCGCAGAAAAAGTCatgcgcatgaaaacccgtgctaaaactgctgccttagatattctgactgataaatggcaagaaaaacctctcaatggcaaatacccaaagagagcgaataatgccgatgttggcaaagcccttacccatcaatggcaaatggcttctggcttaaaatcagaaacaaaagggtttatcatagcagcagcccaagatcaatgcctacttacaaggaactaccaggccaacgtaTTAAATAACGATAGCTCCCCAATATgacgtgtatgtcaacaacaaaatgagaccattgatcatgttgtctccatgtgcagttttCTTGCACATACAGAGTATGTTAACAGGCATGATACAGCTgctcaatatattcactgggtaatttacaaaaacctggacttgccccatgataaaaccTGGTGGGTACATAAActacccccagtgcttgaaaatgatcacatctcactcctctggaacttcaccattcaaactgacagaaaggtagatgcaaataggcgagacatcatattgaaagacgtcagacaaaaatcatgcctcctcattgatatgacttccccaattgatataaacgtatctgtcaagacctatcaaaaactgagcaagtataaaaatcttgaaatagaaattagcaaaatgtggaacctgaagactaaaacaataccagttgtcataggtgccctaagaatgatagcaaaaggggctgattgttaccatgctcagataccaggaaaactccaaaatggcagaaatgcaagacagtgctcatgggaactgcccatatcctacgtaaagtactgtctatgtaatcttaaattttaaaacaaacttataattttcttatgttttcttaaacattctctaaaataacactgtgtacaaaaccaaatatatggcaccttaggcataacaccagcatgaacttctgacttgtctcttgaggtctctgggtgagacttggagacaacttgtacaaatgcgaaaagtcaaacataaaataataataataataataataataataataatataataataataataataataataatgataataataataataataataataatgataataataataataaataataataataataataataataataataataataataataagtcgcgcacatatggttgtgtcgcgcacatatggttgtgtcgcgcacatatggttgagtcgcgcacatatggttgtgatgcatgtgcctggtgtacctttatcagacgggtagtcatgatgggcatattgggtttcgtatattttaccccagtgtcactttgatggcatgaactgctctctcactcaataataataataataataataataataataataataataatgatgatgatgatgatgatgatgatgataatatcgaAAGTCTTTTGATAGTATTCTCCACACATGGATCATAGAAACACTAGCCATAAACACGGTAGCACcagtaatcataaaatatataaagtattccATGAATAAAtagcagacagtgctacagctccagacaaTAATGatagcagtggaagaatgtgTACACAGgcttaatatcagtagaagaatgTGTACAGATAGAAATGAAAAGCCTAGTAGACTACAGAACGACACAGAAAAACTATCACAAAACTGTGAATAAAGAACAGGTGGTCAAGTGTGTAACaggagaaaaggacaagaatgaaattCCAAGAGAGTACATCAGACAGATTGAAGTGAAACCTTTTCATGGTCAATATTGGAAAGCCACTGAGGATGTATGTGGAACAAAATTCTGAGATTGGCTTAAAAATAggcaattaaaaaaaaggaacagaGAGCCTAActgtagcagcccaagatcaaacGATAAGAACAAGCaacttgagaaaatatatatatatggagaaaatgtgTCAGAAACATATAGTGCCTGTGGAATTTGGACCGAGACAATGGCATACATTGTGGAAGAATGCCCCAAGTTcgcacagaaagaatataagaaatggagacaCGACCATGTTGTAAAAGctttacactggaaactatgccagaaatggggatttgaagctggaaatacatggtacaatcatcgagtcgaaagagtactggagtcggagaaatgtaagattttgtgggactttcctagTCACCCTTGTTTTCGTCGCCGTCGTTCACACCATTGCAGTGATTTCGATATTTCTGCAAGTGCGTCAGCCTCAAAAGAAGGCGTCGCATTAACAAGGACGGCATCACAAGACCACAATGGAGTGAGTGTTTACAGTAGATGGATTTCTCTCACTAGTGGAACTTGAATCTTCCATATGAAGCGTAAGAGTGCGTGAGTGCGTTTAAacctgtctgtttatatattatgaCAGGCTCTCAGTTTCTCTTCCAAATTCCATTCGCAAATATTTGGTCAAAGTTAACCTGAGTTACCACTTTCTTCACTACCAAATTCCATTCTTTCCCTCcccactttctatctctctcctttctgCCAATGTCTATACACAGTCAAAATATTAGAACCAATAAAagggtaaaaatataaaacgcaATTTACAGAAAATCCTCTTTTTgagaagaaataatttatttaaacactACAAGTCATCTGTGTAGAAATttacactttaaatttcttttaaaaaatagcttaaattaaaaaatgaaaggcaaaggttagaaataaaattaatacattTTGATAATAAACGGTGAACATTTACCTGCTCAGTAAAATAAGACATTTTCGACTCGATTGGATAGCAAACAATATATTTTCAGCAATCTGCTTCCCTGCAGGAAAATCTCGATGATGGATATTCAGTTTAAACGTATCCTTTTCTTCAAGTTCTGGAATTAGATATTCAACAACACAACCACGATCTTCTTCTGCATAAGATACAAAAGCGTCATAAAGATATTCCCCAGTTTGTATTCTCTGATATGCGTATCGTTCTCGGATCATGTAATACAAATATCGTAGTTTCCATCTAAAATGATAAACAAGAGCTCCAACAGAAAAGCAACCCAGAAGCACAATAAGACATGTTACAGCGATAATTATACCGATAAATGATGAACACCTATGGTTAAGATAGGTTATAATCAAAGGAAGCCGACTGTCTGTCAACTCCCACACTGTTCCGTTAGGATGAGTACATTTCGAGTACATTATTTTCAAACGACCTGAATTCCGTACTTTGTGCAGCCAAGTGAGAAATCTTATTTGTGCACAACCACATTTCAATTTATTGCTTTCTATGTTAACAGTGAATTTATGGTGTTCAGATATCTTTTCAATAGCATTAAAAGTGTTTTCCGACAGTTCCTGTAAAACGTTTTTAGATAAATCTAAGTATGATAAATTTAACATATGACTAATCTTTACATCAAAGGATTTCAATAAATTGTTGCGTAAATTTAAGATTCTGAGATTTTTCAGCTGTAACAAACTGTTGTTTGATAAATATTGAACGTGGTTATTTGAAAGATGTAATTCTTCGAGGCTGGTTAAATTTAGAAAAGCTTTGCTGAAACCTTCTTTGGCAACTTGACCTGAAATTCCTATTGCGTTATTTTCGATATTCAAAAGTCGCAGACCAGTGAAATATGTGAAGAATTCGTTGCTGATATTATTGCATTGGTTGTGACTTAAATCCAGAATTTGTAATTGCTCTAAGCCTCGGACTGGGCCACTCCATGGACAAAATAAATTATTCGTTGCATTAATTAATCTTATTGCATTTGCATCTTTTATATGGAATGGTGGTATCGGAAATTGATAGTGGCAACCTTGTAGTAAGAGTGTTTTAAGAGATTTAGAGATTGTAAAACTGTAAGTAGTATCCCTATTGAGTAATTTATAACGAAATAATGGAAGGTTTTTATGTGATAACGTCGTACTAATGTCAATTAATTTAATGTTGGTTAAAGTCTTGATTTCAAGCAAATATTTtccatatgttaatatattatttCTCAAATATGCGTATTCCAATGTTTTGggcaaagaagaaataaaattggGCTCAAtatattccagtctgttataatTAAACTCAAATCTTTTCAGTGATGTATATTTTAAACAAGATGCTTCCGGTGTAAATAATGGAAATCCACGGTTATTCCCATCATTGATATTATTGAGAACAAGATATTCAAGATGATAACTTGACAAGAAACTTTTGAAGAAATGGATGTATCCAACGTGAATTTTATTATATGAAATATCTAGAACTCTCAGATTATTTAAATGTCTAAAAGTTTCTACTCTAATTGCACTTATTTGAGAATAACTGAGATTCAAAGAGACAATATGCAGTGTATTTCTAAAGCAAATGTCCGTGAGAAAAGACATTTGTGAGCTGTTTCGTTTTGTAGCAAAGCTAACATACTTTAATTTTGACAGTTTTGCATATGCCGCTCCAAAATGCGAATCTATAGAACCTGTCATATATAATTGTTCCAGTGAAGTTAAATGAGAAATAGTTTTATCGATATAGGTCGTAGATATGTGTAATAAGTTACCTCGTAATTTCAGaattttcacttttgttaaaTTTTGGAACAGGTTTATAGGAAAGGATTTATAAGTCATAGTTAGTCGGTTGTACTCTAACGAGAGTTCTCTCAAAGACCACAAACCTTGAAAGGTGGTCGGTTGAAAACGTTCAAGGAGATTATCGTCAAGTTTTAGCACCTCTAATAAATTCAAATGTTTCAAACTATCCGTTGGAATACTTTTAATACGATTTCGACTTAAATCTATTACTGTAGTATTCTTTGGAAAAGAATCGGGTGATTGGGTTAGATTTTGATCTTTACAGATTGCAGTACAGCGGTTAAATTTAATCTCAGTACAGTTGCAAACATCAGGGCAGTCCGTTTGACAATTCGCAGTCACTTTAATAAACATTTTCATGCAGTAAGCAAAAGCAATAAT of the Octopus sinensis linkage group LG1, ASM634580v1, whole genome shotgun sequence genome contains:
- the LOC115215386 gene encoding toll-like receptor 4; this encodes MKRTFIIAFAYCMKMFIKVTANCQTDCPDVCNCTEIKFNRCTAICKDQNLTQSPDSFPKNTTVIDLSRNRIKSIPTDSLKHLNLLEVLKLDDNLLERFQPTTFQGLWSLRELSLEYNRLTMTYKSFPINLFQNLTKVKILKLRGNLLHISTTYIDKTISHLTSLEQLYMTGSIDSHFGAAYAKLSKLKYVSFATKRNSSQMSFLTDICFRNTLHIVSLNLSYSQISAIRVETFRHLNNLRVLDISYNKIHVGYIHFFKSFLSSYHLEYLVLNNINDGNNRGFPLFTPEASCLKYTSLKRFEFNYNRLEYIEPNFISSLPKTLEYAYLRNNILTYGKYLLEIKTLTNIKLIDISTTLSHKNLPLFRYKLLNRDTTYSFTISKSLKTLLLQGCHYQFPIPPFHIKDANAIRLINATNNLFCPWSGPVRGLEQLQILDLSHNQCNNISNEFFTYFTGLRLLNIENNAIGISGQVAKEGFSKAFLNLTSLEELHLSNNHVQYLSNNSLLQLKNLRILNLRNNLLKSFDVKISHMLNLSYLDLSKNVLQELSENTFNAIEKISEHHKFTVNIESNKLKCGCAQIRFLTWLHKVRNSGRLKIMYSKCTHPNGTVWELTDSRLPLIITYLNHRCSSFIGIIIAVTCLIVLLGCFSVGALVYHFRWKLRYLYYMIRERYAYQRIQTGEYLYDAFVSYAEEDRGCVVEYLIPELEEKDTFKLNIHHRDFPAGKQIAENILFAIQSSRKCLILLSRNFLASEWCMFEYNMAKMECVHTERDLVIVIMLEEFSVEILPLQLQHQVKTQSYICFPTDNAKTSDVFWNNLKKCIREG